The nucleotide sequence AAACTTCCTTCCCTGCAGCTGCTGGCGGCCGAAGCGGCCCGCGCCGTGCGGCGCTTCCCCCTGACGCTGCTGTGCAGCCTGCTGCTGGGCGCGGCCGGCATCTACTACCAGCGGCTCAGCTACACTGAGAAAAACCACGCCGATTGGCTGTTTCCGCTGCTGTCGGCGGCCGGGCTGGGCTTGACGCTTACGCTGAACGTGGCGCTGGCCGGTGAGCGGTACCGCTGGCCGGTGCGGCGGAAGGCTATGGCCGCGGCCGGGGCGGTGGGGCTGCTGGGGCTCTGGTACGTGCTGTGCCCCGTCGAGCCGACCATCGTGTGGGGACTGCGGCTGCTGCTGTTGCTGCTGGGCCTGCACCTGCTGGTGGCCGTGGTGCCCTACCTGCCGCAGCTGCGCCACCGCACCGACACGCCCGGCTTCTGGCGCTACAACGAAACCCTGTTTCTGCGGCTGCTTACGGGTGGCCTCTACTCCGGCGTGCTCTACGTGGGTTGCGCGCTGGCTTTGACGGCCATTGAACAACTGTTCGAGCTGAAGCTGGACCGCCACGTCTACGAGCACCTGTTCATGGTGCTGGCCACGGGCTTCAATATCTGGTTTTTTCTGGCTGGCGTGCCCCGCGACTGGGTTGCGCTGGAGCAAGAAGCCCCGTATCCAAAGGGCCTGAAGCTGTTCACGCAGTTTGTGCTGCTGCCGCTGGTGGTGCTCTACCTGCTGATTCTCTACGCCTATCTGGCCCGGATAGTAGTGCGCTGGGAGCTGCCCGAAGGCTGGGTGTCCATCCTGATTCTGGCGTTTTCGGTGGCCGGCATCTTCGCCCTGCTCCTGATTCATCCCATCCGCGACGCCCCCGAAAACACCTGGCTCCGTACGTTCGCGCGCTGGTTTTACCGGGCGCTGTTTCCGCTGCTGGGGCTGCTGTTCGTGGCCATTGGCACCCGCGTGGGCCAGTACGGCATCACCGAGGAGCGCTACTTCGTGCTGCTGCTGGCCGCGTGGCTGGCGGTAGTGGCGGCCTACTTCCTGTGGCGGCAGGGGCAGGGCATCATCCGGATTCCGGCCTCCCTGGCCGTGGTGGCGTTTCTGTCCGCTGGTGGGCCCTGGGGTGCCTTTGCCGTGGCCGAGCGCAGCCAGCTCAACCAGCTGCGCGAAATCAGCAAGCAGTACGCGCTGCTGAAGGATGGCAAGCTGGACGGGGCCGGGCAGCGGGTGCCCGAGATTCCCGAAGAGGCCCGCAAGCGCATCAGCTCCATATTCGACTTTTTCGCGGATCGGGAAGCGGTTAAAGAGCTGCAGCCATTCTTCGCCACAAAGCTTACCATGCCGGATTCAATCCGTAGTATGCCCCGGTGGTCACGCAGTCATCAGCTAACCGAGGAGTTGTATGACATCAGTAACTTATCCGAGTGGAATAAATACGCTGTCGATGCCCAGGAAACCTCAGATATCGTGTCTTTCCACGCCGAAAATTCCGCCGTACAGTCTTTAGGTAACGGTCGTTATTGGGTCCAAAACGTCAATTCGAGTATGGCGGAAGGTGGCGGTAGCATTCCGCTGACCCTGCTGGAAGGTAACTTCCGCCTGCGTGTTCCGGATTCCGGAGCGGCGGTAATTCTGGAGCAGGAACGTGCAACGGGGCCATGGCATCCGCAGCTTACAGCTCCTCTCAACCGGCTGGCCGACTCATTGGTGGTACGAACCAGCGCTGAGCGAAACACATCCCAGGAGCTGCCGGCCCGGTCACTGACGCTGCGCACAACCAAGGGGCGTTACACTCTGCACCTATATCTGCAACGGCTGACCTGCAACATCCAGCACAGCAACAGCTACACCTTCGAGGGTAACGCGTTGCTTGAAATATTGCCTGCTCCTTAAAACCAACCAAACAAAAAGGGCCGCCGGCGTAATGCCGGCGGCCCTTTTCACGAAAAGGCTTCGGGACTTATTCCCACTCAATGGTTGCTGGTGGCTTCGAGCTGATGTCGTACACCACGCGGTTGATGCCGCGTACCTGGTTGATGATTTTGTTGCTGATCTCGGCCAGGAACTCGTAGGGCAGGTGGGCCCAGTCGGCCGTCATGCCGTCCACGCTGGTTACGGCGCGCAGGGCTACTACCCGCTCGTAGGTGCGCTCGTCGCCCATCACGCCCACGCTCTGCACCGGCAGCAGCATCACGCCGGCCTGCCACACTTTCTCGTAGAGGCCATGCTCCTTGAGGCCGTTGATGAAGATGGCGTCGGCGCGCTGCAATAGGTCCACTTTCTCGGGCGTAATGTCGCCGAGGATGCGGATGCCCAGGCCGGGGCCGGGGAAGGGGTGGCGGTGCAGGATGTGCTCGGGCAGCTCCAGCGTGTGGCCTACTTCGCGCACTTCGTCCTTGAACAAAGCCCGCAGCGGTTCCACAATCCGCAGGTTCATCTTCTCGGGCAGGCCGCCCACGTTGTGGTGGCTCTTGATGGTCACGGCCGGGCCCTTCACCGATACCGACTCAATCACGTCGGGGTAGATGGTACCCTGGGCCAGCCAGCGGGCGCCTTCCACTTTCTGGGCTTCGCGGTCGAACACCTCAATAAAAGTGCGGCCGATGGCCTTGCGTTTCAGCTCGGGGTCGGTGAGGCCCGCCAGCGAGTCGTAGAACTCCTGCGAGGCGTCCACGCCGCGCACGTTCAAACCCAGGCCCTGGTAGGAGTGGAGCACCTGCTCGTACTCGTCCTTGCGTAGCAGCCCGTTGTTCACGAAGATGCCGTGCAAACGCGTGCCGATGGCCTTGTGCAGCAGCAAAGCCGCCACCGACGAGTCCACGCCGCCCGAAAGGCCCAGAATCACCTGGTCTTCTTTCCCGATGGTGCGCTGCAGGGTTTCCACCATGCTATCCACGAAATGCTCCGGGGTCCAGCTCTGGTCGAGGCCGCAGATGTTCACTACAAAGTTCTGGAGCAGCGTTTTGCCGTCCGTCGAGTGCGTTACTTCAGGGTGGAACTGAATCCCGTAGGTTTCCTGCCCCTGAATTTTGAAAGCCGCCACGGCCACTTCCGGCGTGCTGGCCACAATATCAAAGCCCTCCGGCAGCGTCTTAATTGTGTCGCCGTGCGACATCCACACCTGCGACTCGGTGGGCACGCCGTGCAGCAGCGGCGAGTCATGGTGCACGTGGCTGAGGCGGGCGCGGCCATACTCGCGGATGGTGGCCGGCAG is from Hymenobacter yonginensis and encodes:
- a CDS encoding DUF4153 domain-containing protein, with amino-acid sequence MKLPSLQLLAAEAARAVRRFPLTLLCSLLLGAAGIYYQRLSYTEKNHADWLFPLLSAAGLGLTLTLNVALAGERYRWPVRRKAMAAAGAVGLLGLWYVLCPVEPTIVWGLRLLLLLLGLHLLVAVVPYLPQLRHRTDTPGFWRYNETLFLRLLTGGLYSGVLYVGCALALTAIEQLFELKLDRHVYEHLFMVLATGFNIWFFLAGVPRDWVALEQEAPYPKGLKLFTQFVLLPLVVLYLLILYAYLARIVVRWELPEGWVSILILAFSVAGIFALLLIHPIRDAPENTWLRTFARWFYRALFPLLGLLFVAIGTRVGQYGITEERYFVLLLAAWLAVVAAYFLWRQGQGIIRIPASLAVVAFLSAGGPWGAFAVAERSQLNQLREISKQYALLKDGKLDGAGQRVPEIPEEARKRISSIFDFFADREAVKELQPFFATKLTMPDSIRSMPRWSRSHQLTEELYDISNLSEWNKYAVDAQETSDIVSFHAENSAVQSLGNGRYWVQNVNSSMAEGGGSIPLTLLEGNFRLRVPDSGAAVILEQERATGPWHPQLTAPLNRLADSLVVRTSAERNTSQELPARSLTLRTTKGRYTLHLYLQRLTCNIQHSNSYTFEGNALLEILPAP
- the guaA gene encoding glutamine-hydrolyzing GMP synthase; the encoded protein is MPQQILILDFGSQYTQLIARRIRELNVYCEIHPYNHAPALTEDIRGVVLSGSPCSVRDADSPDPDLSAYLGQVPVLGVCYGAQLLAHQQGGEVLPATIREYGRARLSHVHHDSPLLHGVPTESQVWMSHGDTIKTLPEGFDIVASTPEVAVAAFKIQGQETYGIQFHPEVTHSTDGKTLLQNFVVNICGLDQSWTPEHFVDSMVETLQRTIGKEDQVILGLSGGVDSSVAALLLHKAIGTRLHGIFVNNGLLRKDEYEQVLHSYQGLGLNVRGVDASQEFYDSLAGLTDPELKRKAIGRTFIEVFDREAQKVEGARWLAQGTIYPDVIESVSVKGPAVTIKSHHNVGGLPEKMNLRIVEPLRALFKDEVREVGHTLELPEHILHRHPFPGPGLGIRILGDITPEKVDLLQRADAIFINGLKEHGLYEKVWQAGVMLLPVQSVGVMGDERTYERVVALRAVTSVDGMTADWAHLPYEFLAEISNKIINQVRGINRVVYDISSKPPATIEWE